The Mus caroli chromosome 1, CAROLI_EIJ_v1.1, whole genome shotgun sequence genome has a window encoding:
- the Il1r1 gene encoding interleukin-1 receptor type 1 isoform X2, whose product MKVLVGLICLIVPLLSLEIDVCTEYSNQIVLFLSVNEIDIRKCPLTPNKMHGDTIIWYKNDSKTPISADRDSRIHQQDEHLWFVPAKVEDSGYYYCIVRNSTYCLKTKVTVTVLENDPGLCYSTQATFPQRLHIAGDGSLVCPYLSFFKDENNELPEVQWYKNCKPLLLDNVSFFGVKDKLLVRNVAEEHRGDYICRMSYTFRGKQYPVTRVIQFITIDENKRDRPVILSPRNETIEVDPGSTIQLICNVTGQFSDLVYWKWNGSEIEWNDPFLAEDYQYVEHPSTKRKYTLITTLNISEVKSQFYRSPFICVVKNTNIFESAHVRLIYPVPDFKNYLIGGFIILTATVICCVCIYKVFKVDIVLWYRDSCSGFLPSKASDGKTYDAYILYPKTLGEASFSDLDTFVFKLLPEVLEGQFGYKLFIHGRDDYAGEDTIEVTNENVKKSRRLIIILVRDMGAFSWLGQSSEEQIAIYNALIQEGIKIVLLELEKIQDYEKMPDSIQFIKQKHGAISWSGDFQERPQSAKTRFWKNLRYQMPAQRRSPLSKHHLLTLDLVRDTKEKLPATTHLPLG is encoded by the exons atgtatgtaCAGAATATTCAAATCAGAtcgttttgtttttatctgtaaaTGAAATTGATATTCGCAAGTGTCCTCTTACTCCAAATAAAATGCACGGCGACACCATAATTTGGTACAAGAATGACAGCAAGACCCCCATATCAGCGGACCGGGACTCCAGGATTCATCAGCAGGATGAACATCTTTGGTTTGTACCTGCCAAGGTGGAGGACTCAGGATATTACTATTGTATAGTAAG aaACTCAACTTACTGCCTCAAAACTAAAGTAACCGTGACTGTGTTAGAGAATGACCCTGGCTTGTGTTACAGCACACAGGCCACCTTCCCACAGCGGCTCCACATTGCAGGGGATGGAAGTCTTGTGTGCCCTTATTTgagtttttttaaagatgaaaataatgaGTTACCCGAGGTCCAGTGGTATAAG AACTGTAAACCTCTGCTTCTTGACAATGTGAGCTTCTTCGGAGTGAAAGATAAACTGTTGGTGAGGAATGTGGCTGAAGAGCACAGAGGGGACTATATATGTCGTATGTCCTATACATTCCGGGGGAAGCAATATCCGGTCACACGAGTAATACAATTTATCACAATAG ATGAAAACAAGAGGGACAGACCTGTTATCCTGAGCCCGCGGAATGAGACGATCGAAGTTGATCCAG GATCCACGATACAACTGATCTGCAACGTCACAGGCCAGTTCTCAGATCTTGTCTACTGGAAGTGGAATGGATCAGAAATTGAATGGAATGATCCATTTCTAGCTGAAGACTATCAATA TGTGGAACATCCTTCAACCAAAAGAAAATACACACTCATTACAACACTTAACATTTCAGAAGTTAAAAGCCAGTTTTATCGCTCTCCGTTTATCTGTGTTGTTAAGAACACAAATATTTTTGAGTCAGCGCATGTGCGGTTAATATACCCAG TCCCTGACTTCAAGAATTACCTCATCGGGGGCTTTATCATCCTCACCGCTACAGttatatgctgtgtgtgtatctataaaGTCTTCAAGGTTGACATAGTGCTTTGGTACAGGGACTCCTGCTCTGGTTTTCTTCCCTCAAAAG CTTCAGATGGAAAGACATACGATGCTTATATTCTTTATCCCAAGACCCTGGGAGAGGCGTCCTTCTCAGACTtagatacttttgtttttaaactgttgCCTGAGGTCTTGGAGGGACAGTTTGGATACAAGCTGTTCATTCATGGAAGGGACGACTATGCTGGAGAAG ATACCATCGAGGTTActaatgaaaatgtaaagaaaagcagGAGGCTGATTATCATTCTAGTGAGAGATATGGGAGCCTTCAGCTGGCTGGGCCAGTCATCTGAAGAGCAAATAGCTATATACAATGCTCTCATCCAGGAAGGAATTAAAATCGTCCTGCTTGAGTTGGAAAAAATCCAAGACTATGAGAAAATGCCAGATTCTATTCAGTTCATTAAGCAGAAACACGGAGCCATTAGCTGGTCAGGAGACTTTCAAGAAAGACCACAGTCTGCAAAGACCAGGTTCTGGAAAAACTTAAGATACCAGATGCCAGCCCAACGGAGATCACCATTGTCTAAACACCACTTACTAACCCTGGATCTTGTGCGGGACACTAAGGAGAAATTGCCGGCAACAACACACTTACCACTCGGCTAG
- the Il1r1 gene encoding interleukin-1 receptor type 1 isoform X1 gives MENMKVLVGLICLIVPLLSLEIDVCTEYSNQIVLFLSVNEIDIRKCPLTPNKMHGDTIIWYKNDSKTPISADRDSRIHQQDEHLWFVPAKVEDSGYYYCIVRNSTYCLKTKVTVTVLENDPGLCYSTQATFPQRLHIAGDGSLVCPYLSFFKDENNELPEVQWYKNCKPLLLDNVSFFGVKDKLLVRNVAEEHRGDYICRMSYTFRGKQYPVTRVIQFITIDENKRDRPVILSPRNETIEVDPGSTIQLICNVTGQFSDLVYWKWNGSEIEWNDPFLAEDYQYVEHPSTKRKYTLITTLNISEVKSQFYRSPFICVVKNTNIFESAHVRLIYPVPDFKNYLIGGFIILTATVICCVCIYKVFKVDIVLWYRDSCSGFLPSKASDGKTYDAYILYPKTLGEASFSDLDTFVFKLLPEVLEGQFGYKLFIHGRDDYAGEDTIEVTNENVKKSRRLIIILVRDMGAFSWLGQSSEEQIAIYNALIQEGIKIVLLELEKIQDYEKMPDSIQFIKQKHGAISWSGDFQERPQSAKTRFWKNLRYQMPAQRRSPLSKHHLLTLDLVRDTKEKLPATTHLPLG, from the exons atgtatgtaCAGAATATTCAAATCAGAtcgttttgtttttatctgtaaaTGAAATTGATATTCGCAAGTGTCCTCTTACTCCAAATAAAATGCACGGCGACACCATAATTTGGTACAAGAATGACAGCAAGACCCCCATATCAGCGGACCGGGACTCCAGGATTCATCAGCAGGATGAACATCTTTGGTTTGTACCTGCCAAGGTGGAGGACTCAGGATATTACTATTGTATAGTAAG aaACTCAACTTACTGCCTCAAAACTAAAGTAACCGTGACTGTGTTAGAGAATGACCCTGGCTTGTGTTACAGCACACAGGCCACCTTCCCACAGCGGCTCCACATTGCAGGGGATGGAAGTCTTGTGTGCCCTTATTTgagtttttttaaagatgaaaataatgaGTTACCCGAGGTCCAGTGGTATAAG AACTGTAAACCTCTGCTTCTTGACAATGTGAGCTTCTTCGGAGTGAAAGATAAACTGTTGGTGAGGAATGTGGCTGAAGAGCACAGAGGGGACTATATATGTCGTATGTCCTATACATTCCGGGGGAAGCAATATCCGGTCACACGAGTAATACAATTTATCACAATAG ATGAAAACAAGAGGGACAGACCTGTTATCCTGAGCCCGCGGAATGAGACGATCGAAGTTGATCCAG GATCCACGATACAACTGATCTGCAACGTCACAGGCCAGTTCTCAGATCTTGTCTACTGGAAGTGGAATGGATCAGAAATTGAATGGAATGATCCATTTCTAGCTGAAGACTATCAATA TGTGGAACATCCTTCAACCAAAAGAAAATACACACTCATTACAACACTTAACATTTCAGAAGTTAAAAGCCAGTTTTATCGCTCTCCGTTTATCTGTGTTGTTAAGAACACAAATATTTTTGAGTCAGCGCATGTGCGGTTAATATACCCAG TCCCTGACTTCAAGAATTACCTCATCGGGGGCTTTATCATCCTCACCGCTACAGttatatgctgtgtgtgtatctataaaGTCTTCAAGGTTGACATAGTGCTTTGGTACAGGGACTCCTGCTCTGGTTTTCTTCCCTCAAAAG CTTCAGATGGAAAGACATACGATGCTTATATTCTTTATCCCAAGACCCTGGGAGAGGCGTCCTTCTCAGACTtagatacttttgtttttaaactgttgCCTGAGGTCTTGGAGGGACAGTTTGGATACAAGCTGTTCATTCATGGAAGGGACGACTATGCTGGAGAAG ATACCATCGAGGTTActaatgaaaatgtaaagaaaagcagGAGGCTGATTATCATTCTAGTGAGAGATATGGGAGCCTTCAGCTGGCTGGGCCAGTCATCTGAAGAGCAAATAGCTATATACAATGCTCTCATCCAGGAAGGAATTAAAATCGTCCTGCTTGAGTTGGAAAAAATCCAAGACTATGAGAAAATGCCAGATTCTATTCAGTTCATTAAGCAGAAACACGGAGCCATTAGCTGGTCAGGAGACTTTCAAGAAAGACCACAGTCTGCAAAGACCAGGTTCTGGAAAAACTTAAGATACCAGATGCCAGCCCAACGGAGATCACCATTGTCTAAACACCACTTACTAACCCTGGATCTTGTGCGGGACACTAAGGAGAAATTGCCGGCAACAACACACTTACCACTCGGCTAG